TGACCCGATAAAGAGGATGTTTCTGCTGACATGTATACTTGTTTAACCCACAAAAAGCTTTGCTGCACAAGATACTCCTGCTTCAGCTATGCTGCTTCATTCGTTCTGCAAAGATATTTCTGAATTAATCTACCGGAGGTGAACTTTAGCAACTCAGGAAGTGACTTTTTTCAATTTTAAAAAAAAGTTAATTTTGGTAACTATGAGTATCAAGGGGATTTTCCCAATAGATAAGTGGGATTTTAAAAGCGAATCTATTTTTGCGGACCTGCCTCCCGCAGATTATGAACTATTGACTATACACAAAAGCGAGCAGATATATAAAAAGAATGAAATGATTTTCCGGGAGGGTGCCTATCCTTCCGGAATTTTCTATATTAGCAAGGGAAAAGTTAAAAAATATAAAGCCGACCGCGACGGCAAAGAGCAGATTGTCTACATTGCCAATACAGGCCAGCTGCTTGGGTATCACGCTATTCTTTCGGGAGATCCATACCCGGATTCGGCCGCAGCTATGGAGGAAAGCACGATAGCTTTTATTCCGAAGGAAGATTTTTTAAATGCCATAGAACATTCCGCTGTATTGAACGGCAGATTACTGAAAGCGTTAAGTCATGAATTTGCTGTGTTAGTTAACAGCGTGACAATGTTTGCTCAAAAAACAGTGAGAGAGCGGCTGGCTCTCCAGTTGATTATTGTCCGGGAAAAATACAAGGCCAATTTCGCTGATGGAATGCCGATAGAAATAAATGTCAGCCGGGAAGATCTTGCCAGCCTGGTAGGCACGGCCAGGGAAAACGTAGTGAGGGTGCTTGCCGAATTTAAAGAGGCGGGAATTTTGACCACAAAGGGGAGGAAAATTATTATCCGGGATGTAAAGAAATTAATTGAGATAGCGAATTATCAATAGGGATTTACACCTCATTTTAATTCTCACGCGCCCTGATGCGATGCACCATCTTAGTGAATCTTATGCGAAACGCATCATAGAACAACGC
The genomic region above belongs to Chitinophaga sp. 180180018-3 and contains:
- a CDS encoding Crp/Fnr family transcriptional regulator, encoding MTFFNFKKKLILVTMSIKGIFPIDKWDFKSESIFADLPPADYELLTIHKSEQIYKKNEMIFREGAYPSGIFYISKGKVKKYKADRDGKEQIVYIANTGQLLGYHAILSGDPYPDSAAAMEESTIAFIPKEDFLNAIEHSAVLNGRLLKALSHEFAVLVNSVTMFAQKTVRERLALQLIIVREKYKANFADGMPIEINVSREDLASLVGTARENVVRVLAEFKEAGILTTKGRKIIIRDVKKLIEIANYQ